The Leisingera daeponensis DSM 23529 genome includes the window CACGGCGATCGGCATGTCAAAGATCAGCTCCACCACCTTGTCGCGCAGGCCTTCGCGCACCATCAGATCGGAGACCAGCTTGCGCACCTCATCCGCCTTGGCGCCGGCCGCATCCGAAATTTTACCAAACAGCGCGTTTTCCAGAACCGTCAGGGTGGGAGCGAAACTGTCCCGTGAGAACGGCACAAAGCTGGGCCCAAGCGATTTCAGGAGGCTCTCCCCATGGCTGCGGCGGAAGCCCAGGATACGCTCTTTCATCCTGTCCTCGAAAGCCGGGCCAATCTGTTCGGCAGATATGGTGAAAGGCACAATCAGCAGCTGCGCAAGTTCTTCGCGGCTAAGCTTTTTGACATTGCCGGAACCTTGCCGGTCCATGAGAGCAATCGCCGCCTCATAGGCCTCCACATCCAGCCCTAGCTTGCGGAACAGCGGGTGGCCGGTGCCATCCATGCCGAAGATCTGCCGCAGCATTTCCACCACATCGCGGGTCAGCGACACCAGGCTCTCGTCCAGCCCCAGCTGTTTGAGCAGGGCCAGAAACTCCGCATGCCGCAGCAGCGTTTCAACTGTCATCGGTTCCTGGGATGCGGCAAACAGCAGGTTCTCCGCGACCGGCAGCGCCGGGTTGTAGCTGTCGGCGTCCAGGAACCGCACATGCAGATCCAGGCCCGCGTTCTCAACAGCCTGGCGCACAGCAGGGCGCAGCCTGACCAGCTGGTCTGCCAGGCCCGGGTGGGCGGTGGCCTCGAAAAACTGATCGATGCCGCGGCGGAACAGGGCGGTGTCGGACCCTATCCCCTCCACCAGTTTCAGCCACCAGCCCCGCAGCTCCTCCTCGCTCGTGAACCCGGCGAGCTCAGGATCCAGCCAGCGCGCGTCGAAGGGGTCGGGGCTGTTGCCTGCGCGAATGGCGGTTTCCAGCCGCGCTAGGTTCTGGCCCTGGTCCAGCGGGCGCAGACGCATCGGCATCATCACATTGTCGCCAAACGAGCCTTGGAACAGAACCGGCCGGGAGGTGGCAAAGCCGATCCGCGCGGCCAGCGTGGCCTGATGCAGGCTGCTGAGGTTCTGATCCGCGACCGTGACGGTGCCGGAGGACGGCAGGATTTCCCGGGTCAGCAGTTCCGCCAGGGCACGCCTGTCTTCCTCCGAGGGGGCGGCAATCCCGATCACCTGCCCGGCGGGGAATGCCGCGCTCAATTCCTCCAGCACAAGGTTTCCATCGGCGTCCCGCACGGTGACAGAGTCCAGCACGATGTCCCCGTTGAGACGCGGCAGTTCCTCCGGTTCGCCGGTCATCAGCTTCTCGCCGATCATGCCCTGCGGCGCAAAGCGCTCCAGGACCACGTCCCAGCGCACGCTCATGTCCTGGGTCTGGTTGTAATAGGCCAGCAGCTCTTTCCAGGGGGCGGCGAGATCCTTGTAGGCTGCCAGCGCCGCCACCAGCGCCCCCAGCGAGACCTTGCCCTGCAAGACCAGGTAGCCGCCGATTGCGTAGAAGAAGAACGGCGTCAGCTGGGAAATGAAGTTGTTGAGGAACTTCATGAAGAACTTCTTCTGGTAGATCTGGAAGCGGATATCATAGAGCCACCCGAGCCGGTCGGTGATCACCGCCATCCGGTAGCGCCAGCCGCCGTTGATTCTGAGCGTCGCGGCCCCCGCCGCGCTTTCGCCGATCTCGGTCGCCAGGGCGCGCACCTGTTTGATCCGTTTCTTGTTCAGCTGGTTGATCTGCCGCTGCAGCATCGGGATCAGCCAGCCTTGCAACGGAATGAGCGCAATCGCCGCCATCCCGAACCAGAAGTTCTGCAGGAACAGAAAGAACAGGATGGTCAGCATCTGGCCCGCCTGCAGCACCGGCTGGCTAACCGCATCCCCCATCAGCCCGCCCATCGGTTCCGACTCCGAGGTCACCATCGACACCAGTTCACCTTGGCTGACGCGCTCAAAATACGGTTGCGGAAACCGCAGGACCCGGGCGATCAGCTGATAGCGGAAGCGGCGCAGCATCCGCTCGGCCAGCACGCCTTTCATGGTGTTGATGCGCATTTTCAGCAGCCCGTGGCACAGCACCGACACCAGGAAAGCGCCGCACAGGATCCACAGGAAGGTCAGCTGGTCGAAACTGTACCCCAGCACGGTGACGGTACCGGTTTCCGAACCGATGGCATCGTTGATGATCCGCTTGGGCAGCTCCAGCGTCAGATACAGCAGCGGGAACAGGCAGGCGGTGACCACCAGCAGCACCAGCTGATCGCGTTTCGAGTATTTCCAGATGAAACGGAACAGAGAGCGTTCGATGGGAAAGCTCCATCAATGGCGGCTTCGGGTGTGGTCTGCCTTATGGGTAGCGCGGTTTGACGGGCACAGGCAATGGGCAGAAACCCGCTTTGTCCCGTTACGGCACCCTGCGGGCACGGCATTTGCCAGGCGGCGAAAAACCCGTAAGGTTCCAGCCAGGTACACATGCTGGAGGTCATTCGGTTTGCCGGATTATGTCGGTTCTGTTCTGCTGCTGCTCTGTGCTTTGCAGGTCAAGCACCTGTTTGCCGACTTCTTTCTGCAGACGCCGAAAATGCTGTCTGGCCGCTGTGCCTATGTCCACGCCGGGCGCGCGCAGCATGCCGGGGTTCATGTGATCGGCTCGGCCATCGTCTTTTTGCTGTTCGGCGCGCCGGTGACCTTCATCCTGGTGCTGGGAGCGCTGGAGTGGGTGGTGCATTTCCACATCGACTTCGGCAAGGCGCGCTTTTCCGAGCGCAAGAAGCTGAATCCGCAGCAGGCGATGTTCTGGCAGGCGATGGGCTCGGACCAGGCGCTGCATCAGCTGACCTATATCGCCATGGCCTGGGCCTGGGTGAAATACGCCGCGATGTGAAACCGGCTATCGGCTGGGGGCCGGCCCCCAGACCCCCGGAGTATTTTCCGGAAAAGTGAAATGCTAAGGTCGCGGTCTCAGTTTTTTCCAGATCCGCCGCCCCCGGCTGGCGCGGCGTTCAAGGTGCCACAGGCTTGTCCCGTTTGATTGTGCGCAGCACCACGTTGGTCTGGGCGCTGGCAACCGCCGGAAGGCGGAACAGGAAGTCCTCAAGAAACCGGTTATAGGCGTCCAGATCCGGGGCCAGCACCCGCAGATGGTAATCCGCCTGGCCGGTGGTGGCGTAGCACTCCTGCACCAGCGGACTGGTCTCCACCGCGCGGATGAATTCCACCAGTTTGTCGGGGTCGTGCCGGGTCAGATGCACATGGACGATCGCTTGAAACCCCAGCCCCATTGCAGGCGCGTTCACAACCGCGCCGTAGCGCTCGATGATGCCTGCCTCCTCCAGAGCCCGGACCCGGCGCCACAGGGCAGACGGCGACATGCCCACCGCCTCTGCCAGGTCGGCATTGGAAATGCGGGAATCCTCCTGCAGCAGGGTCAGAATGCGGCGGTCGCGTTGGTCGAGCTTCATTTTCCGGTCTATTTTTCCGTACTTATGTTCTTTAATGGTCAATATACCCATAAATCTGCGCAAAACCAGCAAGTCTGGCAATTCTTTTCAAGCCTGCAGGATTATCTTTCCGCGATCAATTTAGCCGTGCAAGGACTCCCCCTGCGATGACCAAGCTGAGCCACGATTTCCGCAGCTACAAGCTGGACGACCGTTATGAGATGACAAAGGGCCGGGTGTTCCTGACCGGCACCCAGGCGCTGGCCCGGGTGATGCTGGACCAGGCGCGCCGCGACCGCGAAGCGGGGCTGAACACCGCGGGGTTTGTATCGGGCTACCGCGGATCGCCGCTGGGCGGGGTGGACCTGGAATTCTGGCGCGCCAAGGCGCGGATGGAGGAGAACCGGATCAAGTTCATGGCCGCCGTGAACGAAGACCTGGGCGCCACCGCCGTTCTGGGCGCCCAGCAGGCAGTGCTGGACCCGCATTGCGAGGTCGAGGGCGTGTTTTCCATGTGGTACGGCAAGGGACCGGGCGTCGACCGGTCGGGCGACGCGCTGAAGCACGGCAACGCCTATGGCTCGTCCCCCAAGGGCGGCGTGCTGGTGGTGGCGGGCGACGACCACGGCTGTGTCAGCTCCTCCATGCCGCATCAGTCCGATGTGGCCTTCATGTCCTGGTTCATGCCGGTGCTGAACCCGGCGGATGTCTCTGAATACCTGACATTTGGCGAGTACGGCTTTGCCCTGTCGCGCTACTCGGGCACCTGGGTCGGTTTCAAGGCGGTCTCGGAAACCGTGGAAAGCGCGCGTTCGGTCGAATTGCAGCCGGATCGCGAGTTCGTTTTCCCGGAGCTGCCGGACTATCCCGGCGGCCTGCACATCCGCCGCGCCGATCTGCCCTCGCCGGAGATCGAAACCCGCATCCAGGCCAAGCTGGACGCGGTGCGCGCCTTTGCCGAGGCGAACCCGATCGACAAGCGGATCTATGACATCAAGGAGGCCCGGTTCGGCTTCATCTCCACTGGCAAGGGCCACCTGGACCTGATGGAGGCGCTGCGGCTTCTTGGGCTGGATGAGGCCGCCTGCCGCCGACTGGGCATCGATATTTACAAAGTCGGTATGGTCTGGCCGCTGGACCGCACCGATGCGCTGAAGTTCGTGAAGGGCAAGCAGGAGGTGCTGGTTGTCGAAGAAAAGCGCGGCATTATCGAGAGCCAGTTCAAGGAAAACTTCTATGACTGGCCGGGCAGCAAGCCGGAGAGAATGGTCGGCAAATACGACAGCCAGGGCGAGCCGCTGATCCCCTGGACCGGGGAGCTGAGCCCGCTGCTGCTGGCGCCGATCGTGGCGGCGCGGCTGGACAAGTTCTTCCCCGAAGAAAACCTGCCCGCCAAGGCGGCAGCGCTGACAGCCGAGCCGCCGAAGGTGCTGAACGTGCCTGGTGCCACCCGCACGCCCTATTTCTGCTCGGGCTGCCCGCACAACACCTCGACCAAGCTGCCCGAGGGGTCGAAGGCATTTTCCGGCATCGGCTGCCACGTGATGGCCAGCTGGATGGACCGGGAGACGGCGGGCTATGCCCAGATGGGCGGCGAAGGCGTGCCCTGGACCGTGGCCTCGCAGTTCAACGGCAACAAGCACGTGTTCCAGAACCTCGGCGAAGGCACCTGGTATCATTCCGGTTCTCTGGCAATCCGCCAGGCCGTCGCAGCGGGCACCAACATCACCTACAAGATCCTTTACAACGACGCGGTTGCGATGACCGGCGGCCAGCCGGTGGACGGGCCCGTGTCGGTGCATGGCATCGCCCAGACCTGCCGCGCCGAAGGGGTGGAGCGGATTGCCCTGGTCTCCGACAACATCGGCAAATTCAGCCGCGGCGACTTTCCGGCGGGCACCACCTTCCATGACCGCAGCGCGCTGGACAGTGTTCAGCGGGAACTGCGCGAGATCCCCGGCGTCACCGTGCTGATCTACGAACAGACCTGCGCCACAGAGAAGCGCCGCCGCCGCAAGCGCGGCAAGATGGAAGATCCGGCGAAATTCGCCTTCATCAACGACCTGGTCTGCGAGGGCTGCGGTGATTGCTCGGTGGAATCCAACTGCCTGAGCGTGGAGCCGAAGGAGACGCCCTTTGGCCGCAAACGCAAAATCAACCTGTCGACCTGCAACAAGGATTTTTCCTGCCTGAACGGGTTCTGCCCCAGCTTTGTCACCGTCGAAGGTGCTGCCCGGCGCAAGAAAAAGATCGCCGGGCTGGATGCCGCAGCGTTAACCGCCAAGCTGCCCGCGCCCGGCCTGCCCGCGCTGAAGGAGCCGTTTGACCTGCTGGTCACCGGGGTTGGCGGCACCGGGGTTGTCACCGTCGGCGCGCTGATCACCATGGCGGCGCACCTGGAGGGCAAAGGCGCGAGCGTGCTGGACTTCACCGGATTTGCCCAGAAGTTCGGCACGGTTCTGAGCTATATCCGGCTGTCCGCCGCTCCGGACACCTTGAACCAGGTGCGGATTGACCAGGGCGGCGCGGATGCCGTGATCGGTTGCGACGTGGTGGTCAGCTCTGCGCCCAAGGCTTCCGTCCATTACCGGGCCGGCACCAAGGTTGTTCTGAACCGGGCGGAGATGCCCACTGGTGATCTGGTTCTGCGCCGGGATGCCGACCTGATGGCAGGCGTGCGCGAAAGGACGATTGCCGAGGCTGTCGGCCCGCAGAACCTCTCCGGCTTCAACGCCAATGAGGCGGCGGAGAAGATGCTGGGCGATGCGGTGCTGGCCAACGTGATGATGCTGGGCTTTGCCTGGCAGAAGGGTCTGGTGCCGGTCAGCGCCGGGGCGCTGGACCAGGCGATCGAGCTGAACGGCGTGGCGATTGACAAGAACCGTCTTGCCTTTGCCATCGGGCGCGCCATGGCGGTGGACCCGGGTCTGGTTGCCAGCCATTACGAGGAAGCGCCGCAGAAGGAGGAAACGCTGGACGAACTGATTGAGCGCCGCGCCACCTTCCTCACCGGTTATCAGAACATGGCTTATGCCAGCCGCTATACCGCAGCCCTGAACCGGTTCCGCGCGGCCCTGCCGCACGACGCGCAGGAAGAGCTGACCGCAGCCGCCGCCCGGTCGCTGTTCAAGCTGATGGCCTACAAGGACGAGTATGAGGTCGCCCGGCTGCTGACCAGCGACGGGTTCCAGCATCAGCTGGAGGAAGAGTTCGAAGGCGATTTCTCTATCAAATACCATCTTGCCCCGCCGCTGATGAACTGGAAGCGGGATGCGCGGGGGCGTCCGGCGAAACGGGCGTTTGGCGCATGGATGCGCCCGGCGATGAACCTTTTGGCCAAGGGCAAGGCGCTGCGCGGCTCGGCCTTCAACATCTTCGGCTATCACGAAGAAGCCCGGCTGCACCGCGATCTGCTGGCGTGGTATGAGGGCGTGCTGGACACCGTCGCGGGCCGCTACGGCGCAGACAAGCGCAAACAAAGCCTGGAGCTCCTGAAAGCGCCGATGGAAATCCGCGGCTACGGCCCGGTGCGCCTGCAGGCCGCCAAGGACGTCCGCGCAAAAGCCGAGGAAGCACTAAGCAGCCTGTAAAGCCGGCCGCCGGCCCGCCCGGGGCCGGCGCGTCACACATCCCAGTGCTGGCGGGTGAATTCGGTGAAGGCTTCCATCTCCTCCGGCAGCGGCTCGCGCCCGGTGAACACCTTCAGGTACTCCGGTGTCGCCTCCAGCCTGTCGGCGTGGCTTTCGTTCGGGTCGGCCATGTCATAGCCAAGCTGCATGTAATAGAGCACCTTGGCGCGTGTCACCGCCTCGCGCTGCGGATAGCCGTAACGTTCGAACATGGCTGTCAGCGCCTCCACCCGGCGGCGGTCGGAGCGGTCCAGCAGGCTGCGCACCTTGCCGGAACGGCGCGACCAGTCGCGCACCGCGAAGTCCAGCGCTGTGTTGAACAGGTCGGGGTTGGTGATGCAGTGGAACACGTTCAGCACCGCCCCGGTGATGGTCCCGGCGGGTGCCTCTGCCTGGCGCACCATGCCCGCGGTGTTGGTCTGCTCCCAGGTCTTGAGCAGCGCATCCAGCAGATCCTGGCGCGACTTGAAGTACCAGTAGAAGGACGAGCGCGAGACCTGCATCCGCTCTGCCAGCGCCAGCACCTTTACCCGCTCGACCCCGTCAGAGATCAGCACGTCCATCGCCACGTTCAGCCAGTCATTGCGGGTGACCTTGATATTGCCGACCAGCGGCTCGGCCTCTGGATTGTCGCGGTGAAGAACGGGTTTCTGCGCCATATGCGTCCCTTGGGATCGTTCGCGTTTGCGGTCATCTTATGCCGGGGCGGCTGCTGGCGCCAACATGGCAAAGCCGCCGCCCGGCGATAGCGGTACGATGCAAGTGGCCTTCAGGCCACAGGCCCCGCGCGACCGGGCGGCATTGCGCCTGAACACCCCGAATACACAAGCATGACCATGCGTGAAGCCCCTGTTCGCGGCAAGCTGAACCGTCACGCAACCGGGGCAGATAGCGACAGCCGCCCCGGCGCGGCGCAGGGCTGCACCCCGCAAATACAGGTTAAATCTCCCTTTCCCCGCGCTCCTTTCGCCAAATGGGGTTTGACTAAGCAGGCCCCGGCGCGCGATGGTGAGGCCAAAAAACAGGGGAACACACGATCTCATGCACGCCTTGAACCAGCCGGGCGGACACATCTGAATGCGCCCGCTGCTGTCCGTCGAAAACCTCAGCATTGGTTTCAACAAGGACGACTCCGTCGTGAAAGACGTGAGCTTTGCCGTCCGGCCGGGCGAAACCCTGGCTCTGGTCGGGGAAAGCGGGTCGGGCAAGACGATCTCCTGCCGCGCGGTTCTGCGCATCCTGCCGAAAGTGGCGCAGCTGCGTTCCGGGCGCATTCTGCTGGACACCGGTCAGGACCAGCTGGATTTGGCCACGCTGGAGGAGCGCCGGATGCGCGACGTGCGCGGCAACATCGTGTCGATGATCTTTCAGGAGCCGATGCGCTCCCTGTCCCCTCTGCACCGGATCGGCAACCAGGTGTCTGAGGTGCTGTGGCTGCATGGCCGCAAAAGCGAGCGTGAAGCCCGCAAACTGGTTTTGGAGTGTTTTGAGCGGGTCGGCTTTCCGGAACCCGAACAAACCTACCGCTCTTACCCGTTCGAACTGTCCGGGGGGATGCGGCAGCGGGCGATGATCGCCATGGCGATGGTGGCCAAGCCTCAGTTGCTGATCGCCGACGAGCCGACCACGGCGCTGGATGTGACCACTCAGGCACAGGTGCTGGGGCTGATGAAGGATCTGCAGCGCGAGACCGGCATGGCGATGATCCTGGTGACACATGATCTGGGCGTGGTTGCCAATATGGCTGAACAGGTGGTGGTGATGCACAAGGGCCGGGTGATGGAATCCGGCGGCGCAGAGCCGATGCTGCGCGCGCCCGCTCACCCCTATACCCAGGCGCTGTTCAAGGCCGCGCCCGGCATCCCGGATGAAGCAGTGGTCGCCATCCCGCCATCGCGCGAAGACCTGATCCTGGAGATGAGATCGGTCGCCAAGACCTACACGCTCAGGGCCGGCAGGGGCTGGCAGGCACCGACCCTGATCCACGCCTGCCGCGAGATCGACCTGCGGATGACCCGGGGCGAGACACTGGCGATCGTCGGCGAGAGCGGCTCCGGCAAGACCACCGCAGCGCGGATTGCGCTGGGGGCAGAATTGCCTGACCCCGGCGGCGAGGTGCTGTTCCGTCCGGCGCAGGGAGAGCCGCCGGTCACCGTGCACGACATGGACCGCGCCGCGCGCACCGCCTTTCAGCGCCAGGCGCAGATGGTGTTCCAGGACCCCTACTCCTCTTTGTCGCCCCGGATGCGCATTCAGGACACGCTGATGGAGCCGCTGGACATTCACCGCATCGGCAGCCGTGCTGAGCGCCGCGACAAGGCGGCGGAAATGCTGCGCCTGGTCGGACTGTCGCCAGACATGCTCAAACGCTACCCGCACGCATTCTCCGGCGGCCAGCGCCAGCGCCTGTCGATTGCCCGCGCCCTGATGCTGGACCCGGCGCTGATCGTGTGCGACGAGCCAACCTCGGCGCTGGATGTCTCGGTGCAGGACCAGATCCTGCGGCTGCTGGAAGAGATCCGCGACCAGCAGAAACTGTCTTACCTGTTTATCAGCCATGATCTGGCGGTGGTTGCCCGGATTGCCGATGAAGTCGCGGTCATGCGGCGCGGTCTGATCGTCGAGCAGGCGCCGCCGGAAACCCTGTTCTACAACCCTCAGCACCCCTACACCAAGGCGCTGATCGCCGCCCAGCCGGAACCCGATATCGACCGGCCCATCGACCTGAACCTGGTGGCCCAGGGCGCCGGTGCGCCCGAATGCTGGCCCGAGGAATTCCGTTTTGACGGTAGCGAGGCGCCGCCGCTGGTGAACATGCTCCACCTGGAGCACGGCCACAAGGTACG containing:
- a CDS encoding ABC transporter transmembrane domain-containing protein, coding for MVLLVVTACLFPLLYLTLELPKRIINDAIGSETGTVTVLGYSFDQLTFLWILCGAFLVSVLCHGLLKMRINTMKGVLAERMLRRFRYQLIARVLRFPQPYFERVSQGELVSMVTSESEPMGGLMGDAVSQPVLQAGQMLTILFFLFLQNFWFGMAAIALIPLQGWLIPMLQRQINQLNKKRIKQVRALATEIGESAAGAATLRINGGWRYRMAVITDRLGWLYDIRFQIYQKKFFMKFLNNFISQLTPFFFYAIGGYLVLQGKVSLGALVAALAAYKDLAAPWKELLAYYNQTQDMSVRWDVVLERFAPQGMIGEKLMTGEPEELPRLNGDIVLDSVTVRDADGNLVLEELSAAFPAGQVIGIAAPSEEDRRALAELLTREILPSSGTVTVADQNLSSLHQATLAARIGFATSRPVLFQGSFGDNVMMPMRLRPLDQGQNLARLETAIRAGNSPDPFDARWLDPELAGFTSEEELRGWWLKLVEGIGSDTALFRRGIDQFFEATAHPGLADQLVRLRPAVRQAVENAGLDLHVRFLDADSYNPALPVAENLLFAASQEPMTVETLLRHAEFLALLKQLGLDESLVSLTRDVVEMLRQIFGMDGTGHPLFRKLGLDVEAYEAAIALMDRQGSGNVKKLSREELAQLLIVPFTISAEQIGPAFEDRMKERILGFRRSHGESLLKSLGPSFVPFSRDSFAPTLTVLENALFGKISDAAGAKADEVRKLVSDLMVREGLRDKVVELIFDMPIAVGGQGLAASFAEPLAFCRATIKRPDILILDTAMASYDLETRVAVHKNLRKLLPDTTLIYLASGFQNPDVFDVFYELRQGRLVSDEAQAVAAGEGAASQDLARKLRALEQTELFSGLNRRQLRLLAFGARWYEAAKGAAVFLKDDEASDGAYMILEGEAGLYLPQEGMEDRLIARVGPGRLVGELGLIRQEPRALSMIAESDLRCLRIGEEEFLAVVENDASTAFKLLQVVAGYVSN
- a CDS encoding DUF3307 domain-containing protein; this encodes MPDYVGSVLLLLCALQVKHLFADFFLQTPKMLSGRCAYVHAGRAQHAGVHVIGSAIVFLLFGAPVTFILVLGALEWVVHFHIDFGKARFSERKKLNPQQAMFWQAMGSDQALHQLTYIAMAWAWVKYAAM
- a CDS encoding TetR/AcrR family transcriptional regulator; the encoded protein is MAQKPVLHRDNPEAEPLVGNIKVTRNDWLNVAMDVLISDGVERVKVLALAERMQVSRSSFYWYFKSRQDLLDALLKTWEQTNTAGMVRQAEAPAGTITGAVLNVFHCITNPDLFNTALDFAVRDWSRRSGKVRSLLDRSDRRRVEALTAMFERYGYPQREAVTRAKVLYYMQLGYDMADPNESHADRLEATPEYLKVFTGREPLPEEMEAFTEFTRQHWDV
- a CDS encoding ABC transporter ATP-binding protein, with translation MRPLLSVENLSIGFNKDDSVVKDVSFAVRPGETLALVGESGSGKTISCRAVLRILPKVAQLRSGRILLDTGQDQLDLATLEERRMRDVRGNIVSMIFQEPMRSLSPLHRIGNQVSEVLWLHGRKSEREARKLVLECFERVGFPEPEQTYRSYPFELSGGMRQRAMIAMAMVAKPQLLIADEPTTALDVTTQAQVLGLMKDLQRETGMAMILVTHDLGVVANMAEQVVVMHKGRVMESGGAEPMLRAPAHPYTQALFKAAPGIPDEAVVAIPPSREDLILEMRSVAKTYTLRAGRGWQAPTLIHACREIDLRMTRGETLAIVGESGSGKTTAARIALGAELPDPGGEVLFRPAQGEPPVTVHDMDRAARTAFQRQAQMVFQDPYSSLSPRMRIQDTLMEPLDIHRIGSRAERRDKAAEMLRLVGLSPDMLKRYPHAFSGGQRQRLSIARALMLDPALIVCDEPTSALDVSVQDQILRLLEEIRDQQKLSYLFISHDLAVVARIADEVAVMRRGLIVEQAPPETLFYNPQHPYTKALIAAQPEPDIDRPIDLNLVAQGAGAPECWPEEFRFDGSEAPPLVNMLHLEHGHKVRCHV
- a CDS encoding indolepyruvate ferredoxin oxidoreductase family protein, encoding MTKLSHDFRSYKLDDRYEMTKGRVFLTGTQALARVMLDQARRDREAGLNTAGFVSGYRGSPLGGVDLEFWRAKARMEENRIKFMAAVNEDLGATAVLGAQQAVLDPHCEVEGVFSMWYGKGPGVDRSGDALKHGNAYGSSPKGGVLVVAGDDHGCVSSSMPHQSDVAFMSWFMPVLNPADVSEYLTFGEYGFALSRYSGTWVGFKAVSETVESARSVELQPDREFVFPELPDYPGGLHIRRADLPSPEIETRIQAKLDAVRAFAEANPIDKRIYDIKEARFGFISTGKGHLDLMEALRLLGLDEAACRRLGIDIYKVGMVWPLDRTDALKFVKGKQEVLVVEEKRGIIESQFKENFYDWPGSKPERMVGKYDSQGEPLIPWTGELSPLLLAPIVAARLDKFFPEENLPAKAAALTAEPPKVLNVPGATRTPYFCSGCPHNTSTKLPEGSKAFSGIGCHVMASWMDRETAGYAQMGGEGVPWTVASQFNGNKHVFQNLGEGTWYHSGSLAIRQAVAAGTNITYKILYNDAVAMTGGQPVDGPVSVHGIAQTCRAEGVERIALVSDNIGKFSRGDFPAGTTFHDRSALDSVQRELREIPGVTVLIYEQTCATEKRRRRKRGKMEDPAKFAFINDLVCEGCGDCSVESNCLSVEPKETPFGRKRKINLSTCNKDFSCLNGFCPSFVTVEGAARRKKKIAGLDAAALTAKLPAPGLPALKEPFDLLVTGVGGTGVVTVGALITMAAHLEGKGASVLDFTGFAQKFGTVLSYIRLSAAPDTLNQVRIDQGGADAVIGCDVVVSSAPKASVHYRAGTKVVLNRAEMPTGDLVLRRDADLMAGVRERTIAEAVGPQNLSGFNANEAAEKMLGDAVLANVMMLGFAWQKGLVPVSAGALDQAIELNGVAIDKNRLAFAIGRAMAVDPGLVASHYEEAPQKEETLDELIERRATFLTGYQNMAYASRYTAALNRFRAALPHDAQEELTAAAARSLFKLMAYKDEYEVARLLTSDGFQHQLEEEFEGDFSIKYHLAPPLMNWKRDARGRPAKRAFGAWMRPAMNLLAKGKALRGSAFNIFGYHEEARLHRDLLAWYEGVLDTVAGRYGADKRKQSLELLKAPMEIRGYGPVRLQAAKDVRAKAEEALSSL
- a CDS encoding Lrp/AsnC family transcriptional regulator, whose translation is MKLDQRDRRILTLLQEDSRISNADLAEAVGMSPSALWRRVRALEEAGIIERYGAVVNAPAMGLGFQAIVHVHLTRHDPDKLVEFIRAVETSPLVQECYATTGQADYHLRVLAPDLDAYNRFLEDFLFRLPAVASAQTNVVLRTIKRDKPVAP